The sequence AGTTTGAGAAATAAAGAACAGCCAAATAACTTGTTGCTCTATGGGTATTTTATACACAATGTTTCGAGGAGAAAGGGTAGTGGCAATCCATTCCTGGGGTTTGACTTTATGGGTATCCATATATCATCGGCTGCTTGTTCCTTGACTGGTACTGCTCGTGATGTTTCTTTTGACAACTCTAGAAGGGAGGAACAACAATTGAGTTCTGCAGATTTATCAGAGCTGTATGTTCCTTTCGCTTTGTTGAATTCATACCCACTTCTAACAATGAAGGGATTGATCATTCTGCTGCTTGATGTGATAATATGCTTTTTGGTTGCTTTTAGTTTTAGTTTTGATCCCCTTATTAGATGCTGTCTTTGCTTTAATCTTTTGGGTGCATATGTATTGACGTTCTTTATTGTTTTAGAGGCTTGTCAGCATTTGTTTCTGATGTTAGAATTTGTATGACTTTTTAACGGTGAAACACTCTTCTCATCCTTGATCTCTGTAAAGAACTGTTCATAAAGTCCCTTAAAGCTGGAAAACACTTTAGAGTATTAGCTATAGTCTTGCGATCCCTCATCAAACCTAAGATCAAGATCCACAATGTGACGCATGTTCCTTATCAAAAACTATCCGCAGGCCACCAAAGAAGCTTTCTTTGTGGTTAAGATGATTATGGTAATTTTTTTGGATTCATATTCCTGGTTGGTTGCAGGAACATTCCAACTGACAGAAGGCTGAAACTAAATTCAGCATCTTGTTACCTTCCCCACCCTGACAAAGAACAGACCGGTGGAGAGGATGCTCATTTCATTTGTACCGATGAACAAGCCATTGGTGTTGCTGATGGCGTTGGTGGATGGGCTGATCTTGGTATTAATGCAGGGTATTATGCTCGTGAGCTCATGTCTAATTCAGTTAATGCAATTCAAGATGAACCTCAGGGTTCTGTTGACCCGGCCAGAGTCCTAGAGAAAGCCTACAGTAGCACAAAAGCTAAAGGTTCATCAACTGCTTGTATAATCGCTCTCACTGACCAGGTTGCTTGTAATCGGCATATATTGTGTGTCATAAACATGATGAGCAACAATAGTGGATCATCATACTTGTATGCATGGTTTGACAGACTTTGACCAATACTTTATTTTTTGCAGGGTCTCCATGCCATTAATTTAGGGGATAGTGGGTTTTTGGTGGTTAGAGATGGATGTACGGTTTTTAAATCCCCTGTTCAGCAACACAATTTCAATTTTACTTATCAATTGGAGAGTGGTAACGGTGGAGATTTGCCTAGTTCTGGACAGGTTTGTTAGCCCCTTCTTTGTTTGTGCTTCCTTTCTGCTAAATTTTATGATAGGCTTGTCAATTAAGAAATCAATCATTTTGTGGTTTTTTTAGGGTAATTTTTTCCAAGTGACTTCAATTACTCTGTAACGTAATTGAATTTGTCCGCTAAGTGATTTGTTGAATTTAATTGTTTAGAGCTCTGATTTTTAGGTTGTCTAATGTCTATAATTTCAGACTGCGATCcaatttcttgaaatttcaaCACCGCTTAATTCTGTTGCTAGAATATTTTACTGATGATGCCTTCCACCGTGCTTTAAACTTCAGTGTTAGAACTTTCTCCATAGATTCACTCGTCTTTCGTTTTGCATCTGCTGCTAGGATATCAACATTATGATCATGTcagattataaaaatttatttggcCTTCAAAATTGACACTATTTTGCATGGACCTTTCTCTTTATGTTGGAACACTGCTATTGGACACTTGACCCTGAATTGATCGAATTTTTCTGTGCCATGCAGGTATTTACCATCCCTATTGCTCCGGGAGATGTTATAATTGCTGGGACTGATGGGCTTTTTGACAATTTGTACAACAGTGACATTACTGCTGTTGTGGTTCATGCTGTGAGAGCTGGTTTAGGACCTCAAGTGGCAGCACAGAAAATAGCAGCTTTGGCACGACAAAGGGCAGAGGACAAAAATCGGCAGACACCTTTCTCCACAGCTGCCCAAGATGCTGGATTCCGTTATTATGGTGGGAAGCTCGATGACATCACTGTAATTGTTTCTTATATCACCAGTGATGACGATGTATGGCCTCCCTCTACTCACTTCTCTCTGGCTTCTATAGTTTATTTTCCGAAACTTAGATTTTGAGTGTCTAGCATCATTAACCATTATATTATTCCGATTCCTTAAACCAAAGATCGAGAATGAAAAACTTGAACATAGAAACATCTTGGTGATTGGAATGGGCTGGAAGTTTTGAGACATCTTGTAACTATATATATACTGTTTTGCATTATTGTGGGAAATATTTATCTTCTTTTGTATTGTCGTATGTATCTCGAATTATTCAGACATAAAGTAATATTCTCATAGAACCGGTTTGTCATGCTGCTGCTTTTTCTCATGCAGGGTAGCCTTTCAGCCAAAAGCTCTAAATAGACGAGCAATCAATATTCTATCATCATCTTCCAGAACTCAAATTCCATCAAATCATTTGGGACAACACTGATGTACGGGCCAGCTAGATGTTTTTATGGTGCATGCAGAACTTCACGTCTCTtgtgtacatatatatacacatacttTGAAGATTCCATACTCTCAGACTTTTGAGACTGATGTGTGCTCAGATATTCCATACTCTCTCAGAACTTCATTGCTCTTGCgattgatatttaatattttattcttttttctgtcataattattatttattattgaatttGTTGATGTCTCGCAAAATTCCTTGTTCTTTTTTCCGACACACGTGTTATCTTATTCAACCTTATGCTAAATAATTTGTATCGCAATTGGCGTAGTTAGTGAACTGCCTTCGTGTAAGACTTGGTGCATATCACCTGTACCAAAAGTTATTCATATTtaacactggtccaaacatctaATATTGACCGGTGTGTCACATAGGGTACCACCTAGCACACAGGTTCGAAGCGTAAAGTTTTCATAGCAGTTAAATTAGTTTTGTAGTTTCGGTTTCAAATATTAATTGCTAAAGACCTAGTACTGTTACTCACCGTGATTAAGCATGAGCCTTACGATATGTTAACGTTTATTCATCCTTCTGATCTGGTGGATCGTTGGCTGCTGAAGATGGTGGAGGATCATTTGAGGTTGGAGAATCCTTTAAGTATACTTCCGCAGGGTCAATTTCGCTTGAAGATTTTTCTGATGTGTCCGTAGAGAGCGAAGACTCGCAGGGGAAAGGATCTTGTATAGGGTGGAATTTGTCGAGTCATCgggaagaggttcaaagaaaaTATAGATGCGGGAACCCTCTTGAACCCCACATTCTTCGAGTGAAATGTCGTCTTCGTTCATCACATCACGCTGTTCAGCCTTGAACATCAGAATGAGCCGATCGATGGGAAGGTTTTCTTTATCTGCAATCTTGTTTTTAGGTCCTTTACCATGCCTTCTTATTCGACTTCTGCTTAGAACAGGCCTCCAGTCAATATCTCTGCCATCACCTTcgtttcaagaaaaaaaatcccAACTTCGAGTTTTGAGTTTCATTTTAGACTATGTCAAATGGGATTTAAAGAATTTGCTCATGCGAATTGGATTTGTGTGTTCATATAAACTGCATTCTCGTGGGTTAGTTCTGCAGCATGCTCTGCTTATTCTGTGGTGTTGCTAGTGTAGATGGAGAATTGAAGCAAGTACGATAGGACTTCAATTCATGCAAATcttcttttgaaatgaaaaaAGGCAAAACAACAGCAAAAAAACTCGGGTTGATAGATAATATTTTAGTTataatttcttttcaaaatcataattttcagcTTCATATTATAATACAATGACTAATTGTAATTTTTGGTAAGTACTTGTCATTCAC is a genomic window of Primulina huaijiensis isolate GDHJ02 unplaced genomic scaffold, ASM1229523v2 scaffold23529, whole genome shotgun sequence containing:
- the LOC140967028 gene encoding probable protein phosphatase 2C 55 produces the protein MPSNYFSNLRGAIKHEVRRTISRDHKGLQEQENALIGRGKFLFASSGFHHVPSRKFTVPQLFVHSGTVATAQANSHITSRKKNLSVVGAVSRAISIPSVTGPSFQVCGYHFESLFSESSPVLSINLQKALLATCGYRLSLTNCSSLTTRPADLGVAAHQFFSSYSRRSFHSCSKVSTSLRNKEQPNNLLLYGYFIHNVSRRKGSGNPFLGFDFMGIHISSAACSLTGTARDVSFDNSRREEQQLSSADLSELNIPTDRRLKLNSASCYLPHPDKEQTGGEDAHFICTDEQAIGVADGVGGWADLGINAGYYARELMSNSVNAIQDEPQGSVDPARVLEKAYSSTKAKGSSTACIIALTDQGLHAINLGDSGFLVVRDGCTVFKSPVQQHNFNFTYQLESGNGGDLPSSGQVFTIPIAPGDVIIAGTDGLFDNLYNSDITAVVVHAVRAGLGPQVAAQKIAALARQRAEDKNRQTPFSTAAQDAGFRYYGGKLDDITVIVSYITSDDDGSLSAKSSK